DNA sequence from the Sulfurimonas sp. HSL3-1 genome:
CTCATCGATCAAAAAGGTATAGAGCGTATCGAAAGCCCCCCTGTACTCGACGTAGGGAAGCCCCATCTTGAAATGAAAGAGCCCCAGCTGCTTGAAGCGCGCAAAAAAAGCCGCATCCTCATCATAGACTGCAGCGAGAAAACTGGCAAGCTGGGCCTGCTTGAGATGGTCAAGATCCACCCCTTTTAAGAACTCCTCAACATAAGTATTCTTGATCAGATCTTCATAAAAACGGTCAAAAGCGCGGTGCAGCAGCCCTTCGAAAAGGGTGATATTCGATTTAATCATCACCTCTCCTTCAACCAATGTTTTATTTCATTGAACTGTGAGAAATTATTACATCATAGAGTCATTATACACCATTTTATTTCGCGCTTTCTGTCTCCTGCTCCTAGCTCAATTCCTTCAGCTGATGATGGCATCGTGCCACTGCACGAGGGTCAGCCGGTATCCGCCGGTGACGGGCAGGACTTCATGACTGTAGACCGGGTTGCTCGGGAAGATGACCATATCCCCGGCTTTGGGGCGTATACACACCGGCACCCCGTCGGCGCCACTGAGGTAATTAAAGCGCAGCTCTCCTCCGGAGAAGTGCATCCCCTCCCCCTCTTCATCCCGATGTGTCGTCGCGAAGAGCACTGTTGTGATCTTACGCGCCGGGGCGACCTGTGTAAACCCGACCGTCTCCCCCTCGCTGTTCACCAGTTCGTTCGAATCATCGGCATGCTTGATATAGAAGCCTCCATTCGTGTACTCCAGGGCCTGCACCTCCGTAGCAGTCGTCAGGGCCACTTTAAAATAATCTTCAATCTGTTTCTGGTGATAGGCGAAACTGAGGTTGTACCCTTCAAGCAAGGCTTCGGGCAGTTGATGGATCGCCGTCTTCCGGATATCCTCTTCCAATTCCGGCACGATCACGCCGAGTTGGCTGTGCTTGACCAGTGCCCGCTCGCCTTCGCTCTTTTCGGAAGTATACGCTGCGATCTCGGCACAGGCTTCGGCGGAGAGAAAGTTCTCGATGATAAGATAGGGGTAGTCGTAATAGGGGTTGGCCATCAGGCGGGTCTCATATCGGAGGTCGGCGATGAAGTCATCGCAGTAGACAAAATTGCTGATTTGCCGCAAGCAGTTCTCCGTGCCCGTAAAGGCGAAAGTGGAATCTGAAATAGTAACCTAAATTTTGAAAAAAAGTGTGGTGGAAAATGGTCGGGATGACAGGGCTCGAACCTGCGACCCCCAAGCCCCCAGCTTGGTGCGCTACCAGACTGCGCTACATCCCGACGAGGAGGGAAATTATATCCAAAAAGTTTAAAAATTCATGCTGGAACCGTACTGAAAAACAGTACGAATTCCATGGGGGAAGCACGTATTATTTATAGCGGTACGTAATGCGGCCCTTGTCCAGGCTGTACGGCGTCAGTTCGATCTTGACGCGGTCGCCCGGAAGGATCTTGATGTAGTGCATCCGCATCTTGCCGGCAATGTGGCACAGGATCACGTGGCCGTTCTCAAGCTCTACACGAAAAGTCGCGTTCGGCAGCGCTTCAACTACTGTACCGTCAACCTCAATGACATCATCTTTTGCCATTTATGCTCCTTGGGGTAATGATAAGATTTCCGCTTTGCCGCCGATGACAGCAACCGTATGTTCGTAATGCGATCCGCGCAGTCCGTCGCTGCTGACGACGTCCCAGCCGTTTTCCAGGATCACCGCCTTGGCCTCTTTTTGGCAGATCATCGGCTCGATGCAGAACACCATGCCGTTCTTGATCTTCGGACCCGCCTTGGGGTTGGAACCCTCCAGGTAGTTCGGGATCTCCGGTTCCTCATGGGGACGCTTGCCGATGCCGTGGCCGCAGAACCCGCGCAGCGGCACAAAGCCGCGTTCGAGAATGAACTGCTCAATCGCCATGGAGAGCTCTTTGAACCGCATCCCCTCTTCAATGATATCGATGGCATAGTAGAGCGAATCTTTGGCACAAGCGATCAACGCATTGTCCTGCTCGGTCACCGTTCCAACCGGGACGGTAATGGCCGAATCACCGTAATAGCCTTCGAGTTCCGTCCCGATGTCATAGCCGATGATATCGCCTTCTTGCAGACGGTAATCATTGGGAATGCCGTGGATGATAACTTCATTGAGAGAGGTACAGACAGCATTGGGAAATCCGTAGAGCCCTTTGAAAGAGGGACGCGCGCCGTGGCTGCGGATGTAATCCTCAGCCATGGCGTCGAGCTCTTTAAGGCTCAGCCCCGGACGGGTCTCTTTACGGAGAAGGTCAAGGGTACCGCCGACGATAGCGTTGGCGGCACGGAGTTTTTCGATTTCTTCAGGTTTGCGCAGCGCGATGGCCATGGGAGTTACAGACCAACCGCGCTGAGGGTTTCGTACTTGCTCATGTAGATCTGCGCTTCGATCTTGCGCATCGTATCAAGAGCAACCTGAACGACGATAAGTACGGCCGTACCGCCGAAGTAGAACGGTACACCCATCCCCTTGACGATGATCCACGGCAGGGTCGCGACCAGGCCGAGGTAGATCGCCCCGGTGAACGTCAGGCGGGATGCCGTTTCGTTCAGGAACTCCTTCGTCGCTTCGCCCGGACGCACGCCCGGAATGAAACCGCCCTGGCGCTTGAGATTATCGGAGATATCCTTCGCATTGAAGACGATCGACGCATAGAAATACGCGAAGAAGACAACGAACAGGAAGGTCAGGAAGTTAAAGAAGTAGCCGCTCGGATTGAGCAGGTCCGCTACTGCCTGAACATACGGGTTCGTACTGCTGGAGAGCACCGTCATCGGGAACATCAGGATCGCCGAAGCGAAGATGACCGGGATGACGCCCGACAGGTTGACCTTGATCGGGATGTAGTTCATCACGCGCTTGTTCTGGTTCGCCATCATCGTTTTCTTGGCATACGTCACGGGGATGCGGCGTTCGCCGAGTTCCACGTAGATGATGATACCGACGGTGACGAGGATCAGCAGCAGGATCGCAATGACCGTGATGAAGCTGATCGCACCCGTATTAAGCATCGTGACCGTCTGACCGATCGCAGACGGGATCGCAGAGACGATCCCGGCGAAGATGATCAAAGAGATACCGTTGCCGACGCCGCTTTGCGTAATCTGCTCACCGATCCACATCAACAGCATTGTACCGGCGAGCATGGAGATCGCCGCGACCATGACAAAAGTGCCGTGGTCCATCAGGATTGCGCTGCTGCCGTCTTTGCCCGTCATGCTCTGCAGACCGATGCTGACCCCGACCGCCTGCACAAGGGTGATGGCAATCGTGGAGTAGCGGATGATCTGCATATATTTGACCATGCCGTCGCGCTCTTTTTTCATCTGTCCAAGGTTCGGGAAGGTCGCTGCAAGCAGTTCCATAATGATCGACGCGGTAATGTAAGGCATGATACCGAGTGAAATGATGGAGAGACGTTCGACGGCGTTTCCGCTGAACATGTTAAACAGGCCGAGAGCATCGGAGGAGTGTGAATCGAAGAAAGAGGCGATGACGGCAGTGTCTACGCCCGGTACCGGCACGTAGGCCAGTAGCCGGTAGAGGAACAGAAACCCGATCGTAATGAGGATCTTGTTGATGAGCTGCTGGTTCATTACTTGCCGGTTGTTGTAACGTTTTCGTCTTTGATCTTGGAAGCAAGGTCTTTCGCAGATGCGCCGACCAGTTTGACCTTAGTCACGGCCTTGCTCATCTTGTGAACACCGCGGATCGCTTCGACTGTGATCTCGTCGAGTGCCGCAACCGCTTTCATGCGGTCGACGTTGATAACGTACGGTTTAACAACACGTGACGTGAACCCGATCTTCGGCAGACGGCGTGCCAGCGGCTGCTGACCACCCTCGAAGTTACGCTTTGCATTGTAACCTGAACGTGCCTTCTGACCTTTGTTACCTTTACCTGCGGTTTTACCGTTACCGCTACCCTGACCGCGGCCCAGACGCTTTGTATTGCTTGTGGAGCCCGCTGCAGGTGTCAAGTTTTCGAGTGCCATATGCTTATCCTTTCATACGCGCAAGCGCTTCGATCGTCGCGCGGACAACCGAATTCGGATTGTTCGAACCGATGGATTTCGTCAGGATGTCCTGGATACCCGCGAGTTCGAGAACCGGACGCATCGCACCACCGGCGATAACACCGGTACCTTCGGATGCCGGTTTCATCAGGATGCGGCTTGCGTTGAACTTGTGCTCGATATCGTGCGCAATTGTAGTCCCTTTAATCTTAACATCCGTCAAGTTTTTGAACGCTTCGTCTACCGCTTTGCGGATTGCGTCAGGAACCTCTTTGGCTTTGCCGTAACCGAAGCCGACGATGCCGTTCTTGTTACCGACGACGACCAGCGCGGTGAAACGGAAACGACGACCACCTTTGACAACTTTTGTGACCCGACCGATGTGTACGATCGATTCTTCGAATTCTTCTCTGTTGACAGTTTTCATCGATCAGTCCTTAAAACTTAATTTCATTCGCGCGAAGAGCATCGGCAAATGCCGCAACGACGCCGTGGTAGACGTAACCGTTACGGTCAAAGAAGATCTCGCTGACGCCGGCTGCTTTGAGCTTGCCTGCGAAATCCGCTGCCAGTGCTGCCGCACCCTCTTTGTTCGCTTTCGCACCCAGCGGCTTCGTGTTGGAAGCTGCCAGTGTCACCGCGCTCGCGTCGTCGATTGCCTGGACGCTGAGGTAGCGGTTAGAGCGGAAGATGCTGACGCGCGGCTTCGCTGCCGTACCGTTGATGTTTGCACGGATGCGGCGCTTGCGCTGAACACGTTTTGAAACTTTTGCTTTCAATACTTTTGCATTCATCTGCTCACCCCTTATTTCTTGGCTGTTTTACCGGCTTTGCGGACAATATGCTCTTCAACATATTTGACACCTTTGCCTTTGTAAGGCTCCGGCGGACGGAAAGCGCGGATCTCGGCAGCCATCTGGCCGAGTTGCTGGTTGTCAACACCCTTGAGTGTGATAACGTTCTTGTCGACAGAAACATCAACACCCGCAGGGATGTCGTAGTTGATGTCGTGGGAGAAGCCGAGCTGCAGGTTCAGGACTTTGCCCTGGACCGCGGCACGGTAACCGACACCGTTGATTTCGAGCTTGCGTTCGAAACCTTCAGTGAGGCCCTTGACGATGTTCGCTGCGAGGGCACGGTAGGTTCCCCAGAATGCGCGGTGCTCGCGTGCATCGGATTTGGATGCAAACGTCAGGGTGTTGTCTTCGATCGTGAAGTCAACGTTGCCTTTCGTGTCGAGGGTGCGCGTGTTGTTGCCTTTTTTGAAAGTGATAACTTCACCGTCAGCCGTTACGTTCACATCGGCCGGGAATGCGACCGGAGCTTTACCAATACGTGACATGCGTTATCTCCTTACCAAACTGTACAAAGTACTTCACCGCCGACGCCAAGCTCGTAAGCTTTATCGTTCGGGATGACACCTTTGGAAGTACTGACGATGATCGTACCGTAGCCGTTTTTGAAACGCTTGATGTCGTCACGGCCCTTGTACACGCGGCGTCCCGGTTTGGAAACGCGCTTCATCTCGTTGATGACGGTTTTACCCGCTTCATCATACTTCAACACAACGTTGATGCTCTTCTTGTTGCCGTCTTCGACAACGTTGAAGCTATCAATGTAACCCTTCTCTGCGAGAATACCAACGACTGCTTCGACGGACTTGGAGTGCATCAGCGTTGTCACGTCGAGGCGACGCATTGCTGCATTCCGGATACGGGTCAAAGAGTCTGCAATAAGATCATTTACCATTTTATTTTTCCTTGCTAACAGTCAGGAGTTTCAAGCTTACCAGCTTGACTTTCTGACGCCTGGGATCAATCCCTCATTTGCCATTTTTCTAAAGCAAACACGACAAATACCGAAGTCACGGAGTACAGAGTGCGGACGACCGCAGATCTGGCAACGTGTGTAAGCGCGAACCGCGAATTTCGGTTTGCGCTGCTGTTTTGCGATCATGGACTTCTTAGCCATTACTCTCTTCCTTTCGCGAACGGCATACCCATGGATTCGAGCAGGGTAAATGCCTCTTTGTCACTCTGCGTTGTTGTGACAATAGTGATGTTCATCCCGTGGATCTGCATGATGGAATCATAGTTGACTTCCGGGAAGATCAGCTGCTCGTTCAGACCGAAGTTGTAGTTACCGCGGCCGTCGAAACCGTTGCGCGGAATACCACGGAAGTCTTTCACGCGCGGCAGAGCGACAGCGATCAGTTTGTCCAGGAAGGTGTACATGTTCTCACCGCGCAGGGTGACTTTGACACCGACCGGCATCCCTTCGCGGACTTTGAAGCCTGCGACGGATTTGCGTGCGTCTACGACAGTCGCATGCTGACCGGCGATCAGGCTGATCGTGTCCTGGATGTTCTGGATCAGTTTGTTGTCTTTCATCGCGAAGCCGGTACCGACAGAGATGATAATCTTTTCGACCGCCGGGATCTGCATCGGGTTCTTGATCTCAAGCTTGCTCTGCAGTTCCGGTTTCATTGCGACATATTTATCTTTCAAACGTGCCATAACTTACGCCTCCACTTTGCGGACATTGGATGCATCGATCGGCATCTCTTTGCTCATGAATCCGCCCTTCGGGTTCTCTTCGGTCGGCTTGACCGCTTTTTTCGCGAGCTTGCAGCCTTTGACGAGGACCTTGTTCTCTTTCGGCATGACCATCAGAACTTCTGCCTTGGTGCCTTTGTCGTCACCGGCAATGATCTCGACCATATCGCCTTTTTTGAAGTTAAACTTTGCCATTACACAACCTCCGGAGCCAGGGAAACGATCTTCATGAAACCTGCATAGCGTACTTCACGGCTAACAGGACCGAAGATACGGGTACCGATCGGCTCTTTTTTCGCGTCGAGGATGACGGCGGCGTTGTCATCGAAACGGATCAGAGAACCGTTTTCGCGCTGTACTTCTTTTTTCGTACGGACAACGACAGCCTTGACGACCTGACCTTTTTTGACTTTTCCGGTCGGGAGCGCTTTCTTGACTGAAGCAACGATAACGTCACCTACAGAAGCGTAACGGCGCTTGGAACCGCCCAGAACCTTGATACACATGATCTCTTTCGCACCAGTGTTATCTGCAACGTTCAGACGAGTAAAGCTCTGGATCATGACTCTACTCCTGTGGCGACAACGCTTTTAAGTTCGAAAGACTTTGTCTTGGACATCGGGCGGCACTCGACCGCGATCACTTCGTCACCGACGTTCAGCGTGTTGTTCTCATCGTGGATGAGATATTTTTTGAAACGCTTGACCGTTTTGTGGTAGCGCGGGTGCATAACGCGGCGCTCGACAACGACCGTCGCCGTTTTGTCACCGGCTTTCTTGACGACTACACCCTGAATTTCACGTTTAGACATTCGGGTCTCCTTACTTCGCTGCGCTGAGCGCAGTGTTGATACGGGCGATATCTTTGCGCACGTTGCGCAGTTCGCTCGTGTTCTGCAGTTGCATCGTTTTTTGCTTCAGTCTCAGCGTGAAGAGCTCAGTCTTCTTCTCTTTGAGCATTGCGCTCAGTTCCGCTGAAGTCTTCTCTGCCAAATCAGTATACTTCATTGTCCATCTCCGCCGTTACAATTTTCGTTTTGAATGGCAGCTTGTGCATCGCAAGCGTCAGCGCTTCGCGTGCCAGGGACTCTTCAACGCCACCCATTTCGAAGATGATACGACCCGGTTTAATGTTCATTACCCACTGGTCGATTGCACCTTTACCTTTACCCATACGTACTTCAAGCGGTTTCGCCGTAAGCGGCTTGTCCGGGAAAACACGGATCCAGATCTTACCCTGGCGCTTGATGTGACGGGTTGCCGCGATACGCGCCGCTTCGATCTGACGGGAGTTGATACGACCCGCTTCGACCGCTTTGAACGCGATATCACCGAACGCAAGCTTGTAGCCGCTACGCGCTTTACCGCGGTTGCGACCCTTCATGTACTTGCGGTATTTCATTCTTTTTGGCATCAACATGATTAATCCGCCTTTCTCGGAGCACGACCGCGGCGCTCACGCTTATCTTCTTCTTTAGGTTCCGGCTGGATACCTTTGGAGAGGACTTCACCTTTGAAGATCCAGACCTTGATACCGATGATGCCGTAGGTTGTATGCGCTTCGGCAAAACCGTAATCGATCTTGGCACGGAGCGTATGCAGCGGCACGCGACCTTCGCGGTACCACTCGGTACGTGCCATTTCAGCACCACCGAGGCGGCCAGCGACGGCGATACGGATACCCTTGGCACCGGCACGCTGTGCGTTCTGCATTACTTTCTTCATCGCACGGCGGAACGCAACACGGCGCTCCAGCTGTGTCGCAACGTTCTCAGCAACGAGCTGCGCCGCGATCATCGACTTTTTCTCTTCTTTAATGTTGACGGCAATGTCTTTGCCGATCAGGTTCTGAAGCTTTGTTTTGAGCTTCTCGATATCAGCACCTTTTTTACCGATGATGATACCCGGGCGTGCTGCGACGATAGTGACGCGCAGACGCTTGACCGTACGCTCGATGATGATGTTGTTCACACCCGCATAGTAGAGTTCCTTTTTCAGGAAAGTACGGATTTTGTGGTCTTCGCCCAGGTTGGCCGGTGCGTTTTTGAAATTCGGATACCAGCGGGACTCCCAGTTACGGTTGATGCCCAGACGGAATCCGATCGGATTGACTTTCTGACCCATAATTATTTACCCTCTACTTCTACTAAGATGTGTGCCGTCGGTTTGCGGATCCCGCTTGCCATACCGCGAGCACGCGGACGGAAGCGCTTGAGAACCGGACCGTTGTCAACACGGCAAGAAGTGATCACACAGTCGCTGGCATCGTTGCCGCTGTTCGCGACAGCCGATGCGACGACTTTAGAGATGATCTTCGCCGCTTTGTTCGGCGTGAACTCCAGTGCAGCGATCGCTTCTTCAGCGTTCATGCCCTGGATTTCACGTGCGATGAGGCGAGACTTCGTCGGAGAGACGCGGATAAATTTCAACAGTGCTCTTGCCATGCGTTACCCTTTTCTCTGTACAGAGCCCTTGTGGCCCTTGAATGTACGTGTCGGAGCGAACTCACCGAGCTTGTAGCCGATGTGGTTCTCTGTCACGTAGACCGGTACAAACTGGCGTCCGTTGTGGACGTTGAGTGTCAGACCGATCATATCCGGCAGGATCACGCTGCGGCGTGACCATGTCTTGATAGGCTTATTGCTCTTCGCTTCTTTGGCTGCGAGCACTTTTTTCATCAAATGGTCGTCTACGAACGGACCTTTTTTTACTGAACGTGCCATCGATTAACCTTTCTTACGACGAGTGATAATAAGCTTATCGCTCGCTTTTTTACGACGCGTTTTCGCACCCTTGGTCGGTTTACCCCACGGAGTAACCGGGTGACGACCGGAGTTTGTCTTACCTTCACCACCACCGTGCGGGTGGTCAATCGGGTTCATCGCGGAACCGCGCGTCTGCGGACGGATACCCATGTGGCGTGTACGACCGGCTTTCGCGAAGACGATGTTGCTGTACTCTTCGTTACCGACAGTACCGACAGTCGCCATACACTCGCCGAGGACGTAGCGCATTTCACCGGAAGGCAGACGCAGGGAGACGTACTT
Encoded proteins:
- the rplE gene encoding 50S ribosomal protein L5, whose amino-acid sequence is MARLKDKYVAMKPELQSKLEIKNPMQIPAVEKIIISVGTGFAMKDNKLIQNIQDTISLIAGQHATVVDARKSVAGFKVREGMPVGVKVTLRGENMYTFLDKLIAVALPRVKDFRGIPRNGFDGRGNYNFGLNEQLIFPEVNYDSIMQIHGMNITIVTTTQSDKEAFTLLESMGMPFAKGRE
- the rpsC gene encoding 30S ribosomal protein S3, with product MGQKVNPIGFRLGINRNWESRWYPNFKNAPANLGEDHKIRTFLKKELYYAGVNNIIIERTVKRLRVTIVAARPGIIIGKKGADIEKLKTKLQNLIGKDIAVNIKEEKKSMIAAQLVAENVATQLERRVAFRRAMKKVMQNAQRAGAKGIRIAVAGRLGGAEMARTEWYREGRVPLHTLRAKIDYGFAEAHTTYGIIGIKVWIFKGEVLSKGIQPEPKEEDKRERRGRAPRKAD
- the rpmC gene encoding 50S ribosomal protein L29; translation: MKYTDLAEKTSAELSAMLKEKKTELFTLRLKQKTMQLQNTSELRNVRKDIARINTALSAAK
- the rplR gene encoding 50S ribosomal protein L18 — translated: MNAKVLKAKVSKRVQRKRRIRANINGTAAKPRVSIFRSNRYLSVQAIDDASAVTLAASNTKPLGAKANKEGAAALAADFAGKLKAAGVSEIFFDRNGYVYHGVVAAFADALRANEIKF
- the rplO gene encoding 50S ribosomal protein L15, producing MALENLTPAAGSTSNTKRLGRGQGSGNGKTAGKGNKGQKARSGYNAKRNFEGGQQPLARRLPKIGFTSRVVKPYVINVDRMKAVAALDEITVEAIRGVHKMSKAVTKVKLVGASAKDLASKIKDENVTTTGK
- a CDS encoding type Z 30S ribosomal protein S14, whose product is MAKKSMIAKQQRKPKFAVRAYTRCQICGRPHSVLRDFGICRVCFRKMANEGLIPGVRKSSW
- a CDS encoding 2OG-Fe(II) oxygenase, with translation MRQISNFVYCDDFIADLRYETRLMANPYYDYPYLIIENFLSAEACAEIAAYTSEKSEGERALVKHSQLGVIVPELEEDIRKTAIHQLPEALLEGYNLSFAYHQKQIEDYFKVALTTATEVQALEYTNGGFYIKHADDSNELVNSEGETVGFTQVAPARKITTVLFATTHRDEEGEGMHFSGGELRFNYLSGADGVPVCIRPKAGDMVIFPSNPVYSHEVLPVTGGYRLTLVQWHDAIIS
- the rpsQ gene encoding 30S ribosomal protein S17, which produces MSKREIQGVVVKKAGDKTATVVVERRVMHPRYHKTVKRFKKYLIHDENNTLNVGDEVIAVECRPMSKTKSFELKSVVATGVES
- the rplV gene encoding 50S ribosomal protein L22, which produces MARALLKFIRVSPTKSRLIAREIQGMNAEEAIAALEFTPNKAAKIISKVVASAVANSGNDASDCVITSCRVDNGPVLKRFRPRARGMASGIRKPTAHILVEVEGK
- the rpsH gene encoding 30S ribosomal protein S8, with the translated sequence MVNDLIADSLTRIRNAAMRRLDVTTLMHSKSVEAVVGILAEKGYIDSFNVVEDGNKKSINVVLKYDEAGKTVINEMKRVSKPGRRVYKGRDDIKRFKNGYGTIIVSTSKGVIPNDKAYELGVGGEVLCTVW
- the map gene encoding type I methionyl aminopeptidase, which codes for MAIALRKPEEIEKLRAANAIVGGTLDLLRKETRPGLSLKELDAMAEDYIRSHGARPSFKGLYGFPNAVCTSLNEVIIHGIPNDYRLQEGDIIGYDIGTELEGYYGDSAITVPVGTVTEQDNALIACAKDSLYYAIDIIEEGMRFKELSMAIEQFILERGFVPLRGFCGHGIGKRPHEEPEIPNYLEGSNPKAGPKIKNGMVFCIEPMICQKEAKAVILENGWDVVSSDGLRGSHYEHTVAVIGGKAEILSLPQGA
- the rpsE gene encoding 30S ribosomal protein S5, with translation MKTVNREEFEESIVHIGRVTKVVKGGRRFRFTALVVVGNKNGIVGFGYGKAKEVPDAIRKAVDEAFKNLTDVKIKGTTIAHDIEHKFNASRILMKPASEGTGVIAGGAMRPVLELAGIQDILTKSIGSNNPNSVVRATIEALARMKG
- the rplP gene encoding 50S ribosomal protein L16; its protein translation is MLMPKRMKYRKYMKGRNRGKARSGYKLAFGDIAFKAVEAGRINSRQIEAARIAATRHIKRQGKIWIRVFPDKPLTAKPLEVRMGKGKGAIDQWVMNIKPGRIIFEMGGVEESLAREALTLAMHKLPFKTKIVTAEMDNEVY
- the infA gene encoding translation initiation factor IF-1 gives rise to the protein MAKDDVIEVDGTVVEALPNATFRVELENGHVILCHIAGKMRMHYIKILPGDRVKIELTPYSLDKGRITYRYK
- the rpsS gene encoding 30S ribosomal protein S19, which translates into the protein MARSVKKGPFVDDHLMKKVLAAKEAKSNKPIKTWSRRSVILPDMIGLTLNVHNGRQFVPVYVTENHIGYKLGEFAPTRTFKGHKGSVQRKG
- the rplX gene encoding 50S ribosomal protein L24, with translation MAKFNFKKGDMVEIIAGDDKGTKAEVLMVMPKENKVLVKGCKLAKKAVKPTEENPKGGFMSKEMPIDASNVRKVEA
- the rplN gene encoding 50S ribosomal protein L14, with amino-acid sequence MIQSFTRLNVADNTGAKEIMCIKVLGGSKRRYASVGDVIVASVKKALPTGKVKKGQVVKAVVVRTKKEVQRENGSLIRFDDNAAVILDAKKEPIGTRIFGPVSREVRYAGFMKIVSLAPEVV
- the secY gene encoding preprotein translocase subunit SecY, coding for MNQQLINKILITIGFLFLYRLLAYVPVPGVDTAVIASFFDSHSSDALGLFNMFSGNAVERLSIISLGIMPYITASIIMELLAATFPNLGQMKKERDGMVKYMQIIRYSTIAITLVQAVGVSIGLQSMTGKDGSSAILMDHGTFVMVAAISMLAGTMLLMWIGEQITQSGVGNGISLIIFAGIVSAIPSAIGQTVTMLNTGAISFITVIAILLLILVTVGIIIYVELGERRIPVTYAKKTMMANQNKRVMNYIPIKVNLSGVIPVIFASAILMFPMTVLSSSTNPYVQAVADLLNPSGYFFNFLTFLFVVFFAYFYASIVFNAKDISDNLKRQGGFIPGVRPGEATKEFLNETASRLTFTGAIYLGLVATLPWIIVKGMGVPFYFGGTAVLIVVQVALDTMRKIEAQIYMSKYETLSAVGL
- the rplF gene encoding 50S ribosomal protein L6 — its product is MSRIGKAPVAFPADVNVTADGEVITFKKGNNTRTLDTKGNVDFTIEDNTLTFASKSDAREHRAFWGTYRALAANIVKGLTEGFERKLEINGVGYRAAVQGKVLNLQLGFSHDINYDIPAGVDVSVDKNVITLKGVDNQQLGQMAAEIRAFRPPEPYKGKGVKYVEEHIVRKAGKTAKK